CCGAAATTCTCTCCAAGTATCAGCCCGTCATCGGTCTTGAAGTCCACGTGCAGCTTCTGACCAGAACCAAGGCCTTCTGTGGCTGCGTGAATCTCTATGGTGGAGAACCCAATACGCACACCTGCCCCACCTGCCTCGGCCTGCCCGGAGCGCTGCCTGTGCTCAATCGCCAAGCCGTGGAGTTTGCTGTGCTCGCCTCCACCGCGCTCAACTGCACCGTCAATGAGAACTCGGTCTTCGCGCGCAAGAATTATTTTTACCCGGACTCTCCCAAGGGCTACCAGATCTCGCAGTTCGACAAACCCATTGCGGAAAACGGCTGGCTCGATGTCTCTGACGGCAAGGGCGGCTTGAAGCGCATCGGCATCACGCGCCTGCACATGGAAGAAGACGCGGGGAAGAGCATCCACGACGGCTTCGCCGACTCTGCGACGAACACCTACATCGACCTGAACCGCTGCGGCACGCCGCTTGTGGAGATCGTCTCCGAGCCGGATATCCGTTCCGCCGACGAGGCTTTTGAATACCTCACCAAGCTGAAGGAGATTCTGCTCTATACCGGCGTCTCCGATTGCAATATGGAGGAAGGTTCCCTCCGCTGCGATGCGAACGTCTCCGTCATGCTCAAGGGCGCGGCTGAGTACGGTACCAAGGCCGAAGTGAAGAACGTCAACAGCTTTCGCTACATCCGCGACGCCATCAACTACGAGATCGAGCGCCAGATCGAAGTGGTGGAGTCCGGAGCGAACGTCAAGCAGGAGTCGCGCCTCTACAACTCCGGCGAGGGCCGCACCTACTCCATGCGCTCCAAAGAAGAGGCGCACGACTACCGTTACTTTCCGGAGCCCGACCTCCCGCACCTCGTCGTCGACGACGCCTGGAAGGCCGAGATTCTGAAGGCACTTCCCGAGATGCCAGAAGCCAAGCGAGCGCGCCTCGTTGCGACCTACGAGATCTCTGTCCAGGATGCCGCAACCCTGGCCTCTTCGCAGACCTTCGCTAACCAGTTTGAGGAAGCCGCCAAGGCAGCGAAGAGCCCGAAGCGCGTCGCCAATCTCATCCTCGGCGAACTCCTCGGACGTCTCAACGCCGCTGGATTGGAACTCGAGACCTCCCCTGTCACCCTTAAGGGAATCGTGCAGGCCGCGGATCTTCTTGAGGAGGGCAAGCTTTCGTCCAAACAACTCAAGCAGCTCTTCGACATCTCCTTCGAGAAGAGCGAAGACTTCGGCGTTGTCTACGACCGCGAAAAACCGGAACAGATCTCCGATACGGGCGCGATCGAAACCATGATCGACGAGGTCATTGCGGCCAATCCGAAGCAGCTCGAACAGTACAAGGGCGGCAAGAAGACCGTCTCCGCCTTCTTTGTCGGGCAGGTCATGCGCCTCTCCAAGGGGCAGGCAAATCCTGCCATGCTCAACGATCTTGTGGTGAAGAAGCTCGACGCGGCATAAACTCGTAGCCAATGCTGCGTCGACCTCTGCTCCGCCTCCTGCCGCTTGCCGCTCTCCTCGGCTGCAGCGTCTCGCCTAAGCCACCGTTAGAGCAAATCGCCGCGGACCAAAAGGTTATGCCGCCCAACACTGTCGATTTTTCGCAGATGATGCGCGAACTCTCCGCGCAACCCGGGTTTACGGAGAAGCTGCTCGCGCAGATCAACCACGGCGAAAAGGCCGGTGCCTATCTCACGCCCAGGCTCTTTGATGAGTTTCGCAAACTCATCCTTGGCAGCGACTGGAGCGGCCTGGACCGCTTTCCCGGATGGAATATCCGCCGCATCACGCGCACCGTCGATCTCGGAAGCCATCTTGCGAAGGGCTCGCAGGCCAGCCCGGATCTCGGCGTAAACGTCGGACCTTATACCCTCAACGCTGCGCACACGGAATCTCTGGACACGCCCTCGACGCTTGGCGGCTTTCAGGCCGACCAGAGCTCGCTCGGCGCAGACGTCTCGCACGGAGACGGTCCTGACCCGCGCCTTGCACCGATGCACTCCGAGAGCGCGCGCCTCGCGCAGGTCTTCAACCGCCTCTCGCTGAACAGCGCCCCCAACAGTGCACCCAAGCCGGTTTTCACCGCAAAGATCGGCGATCAGAACGCCACATCGCCGGAACAGCTCGTGGCCGCGCTCACGGCCACCGGCCACACCGTCACCGTGGCGGACGCGCGCTACTTCGCCAACTTTGGCCACTTCCATTACAAGGGCCGCGACGTCGAAATGCCCTTCTGGCTCGATACGCAGCTGCTTATCCCGACAGACCACTGGTGGCAGCGTTCGCGCCATCTCCTCGTTCCCGTCGCGCACGCGGAGTACGAATGGATCATCAGCGGGCCGAGGATCAACGCTGACGTCACTTTCTACTTCGGCATCGATGGCCGCGCGGAGTTCCGCACGAATGACGAACAGAATCAGCCTTGGGTCATGGGACGCCACGAGCACGAGTATCACGGCGACCAGGCCGTCGAGGTCACACGTCTCACCGGAAAATACGTCCGCGCCTACGCTGCCCTTCACGCCGCGCATCCGGAGCTGCCCTTCGGCGGTTACTACACGCTCGGCGTATGCCAGGACGTCATCGGCTCCATTGAACTTCGCATGACGGGCAAGACAACGCTCTTCCCCAACACCGCACAAACAGAATACTTCCACGATCAGCCCGATGCGGAGATCACCGCCTTGATGGACGCCATCCCGAAAGATACCGAAGGTCCTGCACCCACGCCGGACCGCATCTTTGGTTCACTTCCCACGGAGGATTACTCAGCCCTGACTGTTCCCGGTCTGCGCGAAGATGTACTCCGAACGCATGCCGCGTGGGAGCAGGGAACTCTGCGCTCCGCATGGCCTGTGCGCCGGCGTCTTCTATCGCTTGTCGGTCTTGTGCTTGCTACCGGTGTGGTCGCATGGGTGGCACGTCGCCGTAGCAGCAAGGTTGTCTGAAAAGGATCACTCGTGTGTACGCGGAAGCAGTGGATCGCATCTCATGGCAGGTAGTCATCTCTCCGTCAGGGAGCAATCGCATGGCAACCAAAAAGGCTGCGACAAAGAAGACAGCAACGAAGAAGGCGGCCGCCAAAAAATCTGCGGTCAAGAAGTCCGCTGCAAAGAAAGCCACGACGAAGTCAGCGACCCGGAAGTACTCGCCTTCGGTTGGTAGTGACGTCAAGCGCGAGATGCACGCCATGCATCAGGGCAAGCTAAAGAGCGGACGTAGCGGCAAGAAGGTCACGAATCCGAAGCAGGCCATCGCCATCGGCCTTTCGGAAGCGCGCAAAGAAGGCAAGAAAGGCCCCGCCAAGAGCTAAGGGATTTTCTTATTTATCGGAACTTGAAGAGGAAGTGGAAGACGACACCGGAGCCGCAGTGGCGGCCGGCGTTGCCGTTGCTGCCGCAGCAGGTGCCGCCCCCTCCGAAGAACCAGAAGCCGCTGGAGTTGAAGATCCCTCACCCGTTGCAGGTGTCTTCGGCGTTTTTTTCGACGAAGAGTAGAGATCGGCATACCAGCCGCCGCCCTTGAACATCACTGCCGGTGCCGAGATCACACGCTCCAGCAGACCACCACAGTGCGGACACTGCGTGATCTCCGGATCGGAGAACTTCTGCCGTTTCTCCGTATGTTTGTGGCACTGCGTGCATTCGTACTCATACATCGGCATGCTGATTACCCCTGGGCCTTCTGCAACTCAACAAGCCGTACGCTGACAATCGCTTCCACCTTGCGCAACGCTTCCAGCACGCTCTGTGCTTTGGCGGCAGCGGGAAGATCGATCTGCACCACGGCCAGCGCCTGTCCCTGGGGAACGCGCTGCGAACGGACGTTGCGCCCCAGAGCGAAGTTGGCTACGTTGACCTTCTGCTCACCGAGGATTGTTCCAATGCGGCCAATCACGCCGGGTACATCCTGATTCCGGATAGAAAGCAGTGTGCCCGTCAGCGGCGCTTCGATGTCGATGCCGTCGTAGCTCAGCAGGCGCGGCGAGTTGCCATGCAGCACCGTTGCGCTCGCCGTAGCGTCGCCATCGGCGGAGTGCAGCGTCAGCTTTACCACGGAACCAGCGCCACCAGAGACAAACTCTTTCTTGTCTTCCTGCACGCGGATACCGCGCTCAGCGGCAATCGAAGCGGCATTGATGTGGTTCACGTTCTCGGAGTCACTCAGGACGCCTGCGAGGATTGCGTTGCGAATCAGGTCGGTCTTGCCCTGTGCCAGACGACCAGAGTAAGCAATCTGAATATTCTCCAGGTTGCCCGGCGTCGCATGCGACAAGAAGGCACCGAGGCGCTCCGCCAGGTCCACATAGGGCGCAACCTCAACGTACTCCTCACGCGAGAGCGAAGGCACGTTCACGGCGTTCTGCACCACGCCCAGCTTCAGGTAATCACGCACCTGCTGCGCCAGCTGAATGCCGATGGCTTCCTGCGCCTCATCCGTCGAACCCGCGATATGCGGCGACAGGATCACGTTATCCAGCGCGTGGTACGGCGACTCCTTCAAAGGCTCCTTCGTAAAGACGTCCAGAGCCGCACCGGCAACCTGGCCGCTCTTCAGAGCTTCGACCAGCGCTTCATCCACGATCAGTTCTCCGCGAGCGCAGTTCACGATCCGCACGCCCTTCTTCATGATGGCGATGGAGTGGGCGTTGATCAGGCCTTCGGTCTGCGGCGTCAGGCCGACGTGCAGCGAGATGTAGTCCGAACTGTTGAAGATATCGTCGATCGAAACCAGCGTGACGCCGTTT
This genomic stretch from Terriglobus saanensis SP1PR4 harbors:
- the gatB gene encoding Asp-tRNA(Asn)/Glu-tRNA(Gln) amidotransferase subunit GatB, translating into MPAIAGLSPEILSKYQPVIGLEVHVQLLTRTKAFCGCVNLYGGEPNTHTCPTCLGLPGALPVLNRQAVEFAVLASTALNCTVNENSVFARKNYFYPDSPKGYQISQFDKPIAENGWLDVSDGKGGLKRIGITRLHMEEDAGKSIHDGFADSATNTYIDLNRCGTPLVEIVSEPDIRSADEAFEYLTKLKEILLYTGVSDCNMEEGSLRCDANVSVMLKGAAEYGTKAEVKNVNSFRYIRDAINYEIERQIEVVESGANVKQESRLYNSGEGRTYSMRSKEEAHDYRYFPEPDLPHLVVDDAWKAEILKALPEMPEAKRARLVATYEISVQDAATLASSQTFANQFEEAAKAAKSPKRVANLILGELLGRLNAAGLELETSPVTLKGIVQAADLLEEGKLSSKQLKQLFDISFEKSEDFGVVYDREKPEQISDTGAIETMIDEVIAANPKQLEQYKGGKKTVSAFFVGQVMRLSKGQANPAMLNDLVVKKLDAA
- a CDS encoding DUF6496 domain-containing protein — translated: MATKKAATKKTATKKAAAKKSAVKKSAAKKATTKSATRKYSPSVGSDVKREMHAMHQGKLKSGRSGKKVTNPKQAIAIGLSEARKEGKKGPAKS
- a CDS encoding FmdB family zinc ribbon protein; its protein translation is MYEYECTQCHKHTEKRQKFSDPEITQCPHCGGLLERVISAPAVMFKGGGWYADLYSSSKKTPKTPATGEGSSTPAASGSSEGAAPAAAATATPAATAAPVSSSTSSSSSDK
- the serA gene encoding phosphoglycerate dehydrogenase, translating into MKIVLAEKVSPATLAVFQQEAGWNIVTPDQIKNGLAAELADADALVVRSAVQVDAALLESAPKLRVIGRAGVGVDNIDAPAATHKGIVVMNTPGANAVAVAELTLGLMITMARSIPRANATMHAGVWDKKSLQGQELRGKTFGIVGLGRIGLEVAKRARAFGMELIGYDPFVAPVIARENGVTLVSIDDIFNSSDYISLHVGLTPQTEGLINAHSIAIMKKGVRIVNCARGELIVDEALVEALKSGQVAGAALDVFTKEPLKESPYHALDNVILSPHIAGSTDEAQEAIGIQLAQQVRDYLKLGVVQNAVNVPSLSREEYVEVAPYVDLAERLGAFLSHATPGNLENIQIAYSGRLAQGKTDLIRNAILAGVLSDSENVNHINAASIAAERGIRVQEDKKEFVSGGAGSVVKLTLHSADGDATASATVLHGNSPRLLSYDGIDIEAPLTGTLLSIRNQDVPGVIGRIGTILGEQKVNVANFALGRNVRSQRVPQGQALAVVQIDLPAAAKAQSVLEALRKVEAIVSVRLVELQKAQG